The Nicotiana tabacum cultivar K326 chromosome 1, ASM71507v2, whole genome shotgun sequence genome segment GTGTGCTTGTGAAACTGCAAAGAAGATATGGGAAGCTTTTGAAATAGCACATGAAGGAACCACTCAAGTAAAGCAATCTAAGATTGATATGCTCACTACCAAGTATAAACTCTTTAGGATGAAGGACGATGAATCTATTCTagatatgcacacaagattcacctccatcataaatgagttacactcacttgGTGAAACCATTCCTAGGAATAAGCTACTGAGGAAAATTCTTAGTATCCTGCCCGGTTcttgggaaagcaaggtgaatgcTATTACTGAAGCAAAGGACCTGTAGGAGCTGACCATAGACAAGATGGTTAGAAATCTGAAGGCCTACGAGATAAAGAggaagatagacagtgaaagaagagaactaAAGAGAGAAAAGATCATCGTACTCAAAGCTGATAGTAATGACTCGAGTGAGAAGGACAGTAacatggcttacttaaccaaatgatttcagaagatggtcagGAGAAATGGAGGAATACTGAAAAGGAGCAACTCTAGCAAACTAAAGAATTATGATATCTGCCATAAGTGCGGAAAGCCTGGGCACTTCATCAAAGATTTTCCACTCCAGAAGTAAGAGTACTCCAAGTGCAACCATGAGAAAGCAGCTAAGAGGAACTCGGTTCCTGACAAGCACTTCAAAAGGAAGAGATCTGCTAACAATGTGGTGAAACAAGCTCTTGCAGCATGGGAAGATTCCTCTAGTGAGTCTGTAGATGAAACTGATGCTGGTACCagctccatgatggcagttgaaagtAAGGAGATTGAATATGATTCAATATTTGCTTTGATGGcccaatcagatgatgatgaagatgattaCAACagtgaggtaaatttcagggatgtttaGAGAAATCTAAAATCCTACTCTCCTAAGAAACTCATGTCTTTAGCTAGTGTATTGATTGATGCATATCATAATCTTATGGAGGATAAGCATGCCTTGACCTTAGAGCTAGGAGAAGctgaacaaactagagatgaTCTGGTAGTATGTGTTGTTGATCTGAAGGAAACCATTTGTGAGCTAGAGAAAGAAAAACTTGTTTTAACCAAA includes the following:
- the LOC142163466 gene encoding uncharacterized protein LOC142163466 encodes the protein MYDFIMAEDSKLWDVICDGLYIPIKALAELPFLMPKTRKEYTDAEKKAVEKTFRAKKILVCGIGPNEYNRMCACETAKKIWEAFEIAHEGTTQVKQSKIDMLTTKYKLFRMKDDESILDMHTRFTSIINELHSLGETIPRNKLLRKILSILPGSWESKVNAITEAKDL